One segment of Eulemur rufifrons isolate Redbay chromosome 4, OSU_ERuf_1, whole genome shotgun sequence DNA contains the following:
- the RNF6 gene encoding E3 ubiquitin-protein ligase RNF6 → MNQSRARPVGGGEETQDYNHRENERRWQQERLHREEAFYQFINELNDEDYRLMRDHNLLGTPGEITSEELQQRLAGVKEQLASQPDSGSETNNRDSEVPRENSNEDSLLEWLNTFRRTGNATRSGQNGNQTWRAVSRTNPNSGEFRFSLEIHINHENRGSEIHGEDYTGIALSDTNRDNTRNRQQRSTSPVARRTRSQTSMNFSGSSASIPRTRLSSRRQNSREGSFSTLGRLRNETGGAAGIPRTSAPHTNFSSHTNQSGSSELRQTEGQRFGAAHVWENGARTNVTVRNTNQRLEPIRLRSTFSSRSRSPIQRQSGTVYHNSQRESRPLQQTIRRSFRRRGITHVFLEQDRERRGTAYTPFSNSRLVSRITVEEGEEPSRSSTAVQRHPTITLDLQVRRIRPGENRDRDSIANRTRSRVGLEENTVTIESNSGGFRRTISRLERSGIRTYVSTITVPLRRVSENELVEPSSVALRSILRQIMTGFGELSSLMEAESESEIQRNGQHLPEMYSELSNLGTVNNHSQHSEGSSRDRQAQEDSTEMHGENENTQPHTQNSDHRGGRQLRNSDNLVETGTLPILRLAHFFLLNEGEDDDQIRGLTKEQIDNLSTRNYEHNSIDSELGKICSVCISDYVTGNKLRQLPCTHEFHIHCIDRWLSENCTCPICRQPVLGSSIANNG, encoded by the exons ATGAATCAGTCTAGAGCTAGACCAGTTGGTGGTGGTGAAGAAACTCAAGACTACAATCATCGTGAAAATGAGAGAAGATGGCAGCAAGAGCGTCTCCACAGAGAAGAAGCTTTTTATCAGTTTATTAATGAACTCAATGATGAAGATTATCGGCTAATGAGAGACCATAATCTTTTAGGCACCCCTG gaGAAATAACATCAGAAGAATTACAACAGCGGTTAGCTGGGGTCAAGGAACAACTAGCGTCTCAGCCTGACTCAGGAAGTGAAACAAATAACAGAG ACTCAGAAGTCCCtagagaaaattcaaatgaagATTCTCTGCTAGAATGGTTGAACACCTTTCGGCGCACAGGAAATGCAACTCGAAGTGGACAAAATGGGAATCAAACTTGGAGAGCTGTGAGTCGAACAAACCCAAACAGTGGAGAGTTTCGATTTAGTCTTGAAATCCACATAAATCATGAGAATAGAGGATCTGAAATTCATGGAGAAGATTATACAGGCATTGCACTTTCAGATACTAATAGAGATAACACTAGAAATAGGCAGCAAAGGTCAACTAGTCCTGTGGCTAGGCGAACAAGAAGCCAAACCTCAATGAATTTCAGTGGTAGTAGTGCCAGCATTCCAAGGACTAGGCTTAGTTCAAGGAGGCAGAATTCACGTGAAGGATCTTTCTCAACATTAGGAAGGTTAAGAAATGAAACTGGGGGAGCAGCTGGCATTCCTAGAACTAGTGCTCCACACACTAATTTCAGTAGTCACACAAACCAATCAGGTAGTAGTGAACTCAGGCAAACGGAGGGGCAACGATTTGGAGCAGCCCATGTTTGGGAAAACGGGGCTAGAACTAATGTTACGGTGAGGAATACAAACCAAAGATTAGAGCCAATAAGATTACGATCTACTTTTAGTAGTCGAAGCCGTTCACCAATTCAGAGACAGAGTGGCACTGTGTATCATAATTCCCAAAGGGAAAGTAGACCTTTACAGCAAACTATTAGAAGATCTTTTAGGAGGAGAGGTATAACTCATGTCTTTTTAGAGCAAGATAGAGAACGCAGAGGTACTGCATATACCCCATTCTCTAATTCAAGACTTGTGTCAAGAATAACAGTAGAAGAAGGAGAAGAACCCAGCAGATCCTCAACTGCTGTACAACGACATCCAACAATCACTCTGGACCTTCAAGTGAGAAGGATTCGTCCTGGAGAAAATAGAGATCGGGATAGTATTGCAAATAGAACTCGATCTAGAGTAGggctagaagaaaatacagtcaCTATTGAAAGCAATAGCGGGGGCTTTCGCCGAACTATTTCTCGTTTAGAGCGTTCAGGTATTCGAACCTATGTTAGTACCATAACAGTTCCTCTTCGTAGGGTTTCTGAGAATGAGCTTGTTGAGCCATCATCAGTGGCTCTTCGGTCAATTTTAAGGCAGATCATGACTGGGTTTGGGGAATTGAGTTCTCTAATGGAGGCTGAATCAGAGTCAGAGATTCAGAGAAATGGTCAGCATTTACCAGAGATGTACTCAGAACTGAGTAACTTAGGTACAGTTAACAACCACAGTCAGCACAGTGAAGGTTCCTCTCGAGACAGGCAGGCCCAAGAAGACAGCACTGAAATGCatggtgaaaatgaaaacactcaGCCTCATACCCAAAACAGTGACCACAGAGGTGGCAGGCAGTTGCGAAATTCAGACAATTTAGTTGAAACTGGAACACTACCTATTCTTCGCCTTGCTCACTTTTTTTTACTAAATGAAGGTGAGGATGATGATCAAATACGTGGTTTAACCAAAGAGCAGATTGACAATCTTTCCACCCGCAACTATGAGCACAACAGTATCGATAGTGAACTAGGTAAAATCTGTAGTGTTTGTATCAGTGACTATGTAACTGGAAACAAGCTCAGGCAATTACCTTGCACACATGAATTTCACATTCATTGTATTGACCGATGGCTCTCAGAGAATTGCACTTGTCCAATCTGTCGGCAGCCTGTTTTAGGGTCCAGTATAGCAAATAATGGGTAA